Proteins encoded together in one Balaenoptera musculus isolate JJ_BM4_2016_0621 chromosome 6, mBalMus1.pri.v3, whole genome shotgun sequence window:
- the LOC118897135 gene encoding interferon omega-1-like: protein MLLGQMRRISPSFCLKDRKDFGFPQDTVDGSQLPKAQATSVLHEMLQQIFRLFHTERSSTAWDTSLLDKLHAGLHQQLEDLDACLVQVMGEEESALAVTGPTLAVKRYFQGIHLYLKEKKYSDCAWEIVRVEIMRSLSSSTTLQERLRIMNGDLGSP, encoded by the coding sequence ATGCTTCTGGGCCAGATGAGGAGAATCTCCCCTAGCTTCTGTCTGAAGGATAGAAAAGACTTCGGTTTCCCCCAGGACACGGTGGATGGCAGCCAGCTCCCGAAGGCCCAGGCCACCTCTGTCCTCCACGAGATGCTCCAGCAGATCTTCCGCCTCTTCCACACAGAGCGCTCCTCTACCGCCTGGGACACCTCCCTCCTGGACAAACTCCACGCTGGACTCCATCAGCAGCTGGAGGACCTGGACGCCTGCTTGGTGCAGGTGATGGGAGAGGAAGAATCTGCCCTGGCAGTGACGGGCCCTACACTGGCCGTGAAGAGGTACTTCCAGGGAATCCATCTCTacctgaaagagaagaaatacagtGACTGTGCCTGGGAAATTGTCAGAGTGGAAATCATGAGATCCTTGTCTTCATCAACCACCTTGCAAGAAAGGTTAAGAATTATGAATGGAGACCTGGGATCACCTTGA